From the Excalfactoria chinensis isolate bCotChi1 chromosome 1, bCotChi1.hap2, whole genome shotgun sequence genome, one window contains:
- the CNMD gene encoding leukocyte cell-derived chemotaxin 1, translating into MAEGSEKVPIARAGPEDVEQGLPPAYTAAVPPPGPGRLLKAGATVLIAGALLLLAGAIGAFYFWKATERQVYNVHYTMSINGKVQDGSMEIDAGNNLETFKTGSGSEEAVEVHDFQIGITGIRFAGGQKCYIKAQPKARVPEVDAMTKASLSSDLEDEIMPVRFDENSLIWVAADEPIKHNGFLSPKILELCGDLPIFWLRPTYPKDKQRERREMKRNKRQSESNFDAAADEEVNTRSIPTLLTQELGPQSNETGPMQQESDQTLNPDNPYNQLEGEGMAFDPMLDHLGVCCIECRRSYTQCQRICEPLLGYYPWPYNYQGCRTACRIIMPCSWWVARIMGVV; encoded by the exons ATGGCCGAGGGTTCGGAGAAGGTACCCATCGCCCGAGCGGGGCCCGAAGACGTGGAGCAGGGCCTGCCGCCC gcGTACACGGCAGCAGTGCCCCCTCCAGGGCCAGGGCGGCTGCTGAAGGCAGGGGCCACAGTGCTCATCGCTGGGgcccttctgctgctggctggggccATCGGCGCCTTCTACTTCTGGAAAGCCACCGAGAGGCAG GTGTACAATGTTCACTACACCATGAGCATTAATGGGAAAGTGCAGGACGGATCGATGGAAATAGATGCCGGAAACAACTTAGAGACATTCAAAACAGGAAGCGGGAGCGAAGAGGCTGTTGAAGTTCATGATTTCCAGATT GGCATCACCGGCATCCGATTTGCTGGAGGACAGAAGTGTTACATCAAGGCCCAGCCCAAAGCTCGCGTGCCTGAGGTGGATGCCATGACCAAGGCCAGCCTGTCCTCTGACCTG GAAGATGAAATCATGCCTGTTAGATTTGACGAAAACTCTCTTATCTGGGTGGCTGCAGACGAGCCCATCAAGCACAACGGTTTCCTAAGCCCCAAAATTTTAGAGCTTTGCGGGGATCTTCCAATTTTCTGGCTTCGACCTACATATCCCAAAG ataaacaaagagaaaggagagaaatgaagagaaataaacgCCAGTCCGAGTCAAACTTTGACGCAGCTGCTGACGAAGAGGTGAACACCAGGTCCATCCCCACCCTGCTGACTCAAGAGCTTGGCCCCCAGTCCAACGAAACCGGGCCAATGCAGCAAGAAAGCGATCAAACTCTTAACCCAGACAACCCGTACAAC CAACTGGAAGGTGAAGGGATGGCTTTTGACCCCATGCTGGATCACCTAGGAGTGTGCTGCATCGAGTGCAGGCGAAGTTACACGCAGTGCCAGAGGATCTGTGAGCCTCTGCTGGGCTACTACCCATGGCCATACAACTACCAGGGCTGCCGCACCGCCTGCCGTATCATCATgccctgcagctggtgggtgGCTCGCATCATGGGTGTCGTGTGA